AGCCATTGTTACTCTACCTAGCCACCAACTCATATGCCATAGGTGCATTGATTGCCCAAGAAGATAAATGTGGCATTAAGAAACCAGTTTACTACATCAGTCGTGTCTTAAAGGATACAGAAACTCGTTACCGAAGGGCAGAAAAGGCATGCTGGCCATAGTATATGCCTCGCAAAGACTACGCCATTATTTCTTGGCCTACAAAGTGTCGCTAATGACTAGGTCTCACTCAATCAAAGCTTTGTTGCGGCAGCTAATTCTTTTCGGCAGAATATCCTAATGGTTGCTACAATTGTCACAATACGACTTGAAAGAGGGAACGCCCAAGGCAGTAAAAAGTCAATCCATAGCAAACTTGCTGGCACAATTCTCAGGAGAAGAAGAATTCCTGCTGGATGACTATGTCCCAGGAGAAGTAGCTATGGCAGAAAAAGTCAGAGAGCAATAGGTGATAAAGTTTGATAGGTCTTCTACCACCCAATTAAGAGGAGTGGGAGTAGTTTTGTATCATGAAAAAGGCAAGGCTGTGATACTttcattcaaattagaattcccctGTTCAAACAACACGGCAAAATATGAGGTTTACCTAATTAAGTTAGCCACAACCCTTGAAATGGGGATCAAGCATTTAAAGGTAATGGGTGACTCGAGCCTGGTGGTTTGCCAACCCAAGGGAAGCTTCTCTTTGAAGGAGCCTAGGTTAGCCCGTACATAACAATGGCCCAGAAGATGGAAGAAAAGTTCTCAACTTTTGAGATAGAGCATGCCCCCCAAGGAACGAGAATCGGTATGCAGATGCATTGGCCGCGTTAGGCtcacaaataatttttgaaGGAGATAGCACCAGGGTAGAAGTCAGCAAGAGGAACAATATGAAGAAGATTGGAGGATTCCTATAAAGGAAGCTTTGATAAAGGCAGAAGATATGACAGAATTGAAGGTGCTAAAAGACTACACCTTGGTAAGAGGAGAATTGTACCGCAGGATGTCAAGTGGGGTCTTGTCTAGATGTGTGGAAcaaaagaaagcccaaagaaAGTTGAAGGAAATGCTTGACAAGACCTGCGGATCCTGCTAAGAAGTCAACCTTTACTGCAGACTTTAAAGGGTAGGTTTCTATTGGCAATGTATGGGCAAGGATGCAGATCAAGTCCAAACCCAATGCGAGACCTACCAGCTTGCAGCAAACAGAAAGGAAAGTTATGCCATATTCATCAGCGAAGATTGGAGAAGTCCATTCATGCAGTACTTGACAGAAGATATTCTGCCACAAAAGCACAGTGAAAGATATAAGCTTAAGAGGTTGGCAACACGATACTTTTTTGCATAATAGTCCTTTTCAAAAAAGGGTATGATAGGGACCCATTACGATGTTCGGGTCCCGAGGAAgtgataacgccttaaaatgtatacttgttatatatttatgtgggcgttatctccttattactatgcttaatttgtataaactaagtcatgatttgcattagtccctattatttatctttacataatttcttgaataagatgccattcattgtatgtaattttatactttcaggaaatcatgtgagaaagatgagtttacaggaaTTTGTAAGAGAATAGAGGCCAAACTAAAattaagtggagctaaaggaccatgcttaaatgtctaataaggtgcagctggagtgcttggatcgtctaccatgattggaagtttcaaataagaaaagaaaacaaggagacagaatttgaaaatgaaaaatctaatCTGAGCACCGATCAGTATTTTGGGggtatctctctcctcaaaaatccaattgacacaaggctagatgggttggaaccgtgacttaattatctacaacttttcagttttgaattttttgaaattctcaatttttaaggccgaaattaactcacaagttaccgCTGTAAACTTggactaaaaataaaatagtaaaagttttattttctttgaacaCTTTTATATTAGGATTTTGTAGGGAGGCTGAGAGAACGAATTTTGGGCAaagaaaacttgtatttttcctttctctaatggcagcctaaactcttttCTAGGgttaggggttatgtttcttctatatggtatgaatattcaatgtgattctttctaagattttatcaacaacatatttgattgttcaattagattttttttgatgtattagttcttccatgctttcaataagttcaatcatgtttttcttattgtttagatgaatttctaatagtttcaaatagaaattagattttaaagtgaatgggtttttttgaaaaacttttctaaccgcattattaatcgaggttatcatgcgttcttgaattgtctcaatTCAActgaatcataagtttttaattgtataagaatagtcaattatgaaatagatattttcttagatcacaaagaatcccatatcgatatagggaaacaccccgatgccctagtatttacattattgatttaaattggcttttattaatattcttgttaacaatcaccaagcaaaagtactttttttcttcatccaaattctttttttaattatattgtctttgaatttaccctgctccttgtggttcaacctcggtactccgagaattatattgctacgattTCCTGCACTTAGGAGTGAGCAAGCAGGAAGCAAGAGAGATGATAAAAGAAGTACATGTAGGAGAGTGTGGGGAACACCAGGGGAAGAAAAAGTTGTACAGATGCTTGCTAAAAGTGGGTTACTACTGGCCCACCTTGAAGAAGGATACAacagaatttgtaaaaaaaaaatgccacagcTCCAAGTACAAGCCAACCTAACTCATACTCATTCGCAGAACTTGCACAACATGGTCACCCCATGGCCCTTCCACACTTGGGGGCTTGATTTGATGGAGCCAGTTCATCCACCATCACGTGGATACATATGGATCCTAGTGGCTACAGagtacttcactaaatgggcaGAGGCAGAACCGTTTTGAAAAGTCACGAGAGGAGCAGTAACAAACTTCATCAAGGAGAACATAATTGTGAGGTTTGGGGTACCCCATAGGATTATCAGTGACAATGGCACCTCGTTTGTCAACAGTGGTGTAAGGAAGATGTTGGAATTCTACCAAGTTAAGCACCATCGTTCATTGCCCTATTACCCTTAAGGAAATGGGCAGGTAGAGGCAACAAACAAGATCCTTATAAAGATCATCAGCAAAATGAGCCAAAAATATACAAGAGAATTGGCAACACACTTACCAGATTCTCTTTGGGCTTACAGAAATTCACCAAAGTCAGCTACAGGTGTTTCACCATTTTCCTTGGTCTATGGAACAGAGGTAATGAGCTTGGCAGAAGTGATGACTCCATCTTTAAGAGTTATGCAGATgctggagaaagaaaaaggagttTTTACGGCAAAAAGATGTGAAGACCTAGAAGAGCTTGatgaaaaaagggaaaaggcCCAAAAGCACAGCCGCAAATATAGACAAAGGATGACTAAAGCCTATGGCAAAATGACTAAGGAGAGGGTGTTTGAAGAAGG
This portion of the Castanea sativa cultivar Marrone di Chiusa Pesio chromosome 7, ASM4071231v1 genome encodes:
- the LOC142644337 gene encoding uncharacterized protein LOC142644337 gives rise to the protein MSQKYTRELATHLPDSLWAYRNSPKSATGVSPFSLVYGTEVMSLAEVMTPSLRVMQMLEKEKGVFTAKRCEDLEELDEKREKAQKHSRKYRQRMTKAYGKMTKERVFEEGQLVLKVADHIRRGMAGQSKFSPKWEGPFVMREAHASRYYCLA